The Rhizobium leguminosarum genome includes a region encoding these proteins:
- a CDS encoding LysE family translocator, whose protein sequence is MDIVTLLAFAAVSFVGIATPGPTVLLALTNGSRHGLRRAVAGMIGAVLSDFVLIGAVAIGLGALLAASEFWFSMLKWAGAAYLAFLGIMLLRSRGTIDAALKSGAPAGATSSLSIGLKSFMVAATNPKGYLVFSAFLPQFIDPTMPQATQYMLLALVFAALDFLIMFGYAFFGSQAVRFLKTSGAMWLERACGGALLALAGSLAFYRRATV, encoded by the coding sequence ATGGATATCGTCACACTTCTGGCTTTTGCGGCCGTTTCCTTCGTTGGCATCGCGACGCCGGGGCCAACGGTGCTGTTGGCGCTGACCAACGGCTCTCGGCACGGTCTGCGCCGCGCAGTTGCTGGCATGATCGGCGCGGTGCTGTCCGATTTCGTGCTGATCGGCGCTGTCGCGATCGGGCTTGGTGCGCTGCTCGCTGCATCGGAATTCTGGTTTTCGATGCTGAAATGGGCGGGTGCCGCCTATCTCGCCTTTCTCGGTATCATGCTGCTACGCTCCAGGGGCACGATCGATGCGGCGTTGAAGTCCGGAGCGCCTGCGGGCGCGACATCATCCCTCTCGATCGGGTTGAAGAGCTTCATGGTCGCGGCGACCAATCCGAAGGGCTACCTGGTCTTCTCGGCCTTCCTGCCGCAGTTCATCGATCCAACCATGCCGCAGGCGACGCAATATATGCTGCTCGCCCTTGTCTTTGCCGCGCTCGATTTCCTCATCATGTTCGGCTACGCCTTCTTCGGCTCGCAGGCGGTGCGTTTCCTGAAAACCTCGGGCGCCATGTGGCTGGAGCGGGCCTGCGGCGGCGCGCTGCTGGCGCTTGCCGGCTCACTGGCCTTCTATCGCCGGGCAACCGTCTGA
- the pyk gene encoding pyruvate kinase, producing MKRNRKVKILATLGPASSEESMIEKLHQAGADVFRINMSHASHDMMRMLIQRIRSVEARSGRPIGILADLQGPKLRVGKFVDGKVDLKPGQTFTLDNNEALGDQNRVYLPHPEILESVQPGHRLLIDDGKLALRAEKCDGKSIVTTVISGTRISDRKGVSLPDTLLGVGALTDKDRADLDAVLATDDVDWVALSFVQRPDDLAEVRKIARGRVGLMSKIEKPQALERIEEIIELSDALMVARGDLGVEMPLESVPGIQKQLIRACRRSGKPVVVATQMLESMISAPVPTRAEVSDVATAVFEGADAVMLSAESASGDYPVEAVTTMASIATAIEREPHYPGIIYAQRAQPEATGADAISLAARQIAETLKLSAIVCYTSSGTTGLRASRERPQVPILALSPIIKTARRLAVVWGLHCVVTHDATDLDDMVNRACRIVADEGFGKPGDRIIISAGVPLGTPGATNMIRIAYIGSDGQSGV from the coding sequence ATGAAGCGTAATCGCAAAGTTAAAATCCTCGCCACCCTCGGGCCAGCCTCCTCCGAGGAATCGATGATCGAGAAGCTGCACCAGGCTGGTGCCGATGTCTTCCGCATCAATATGAGCCATGCGAGCCACGACATGATGCGTATGCTCATCCAGCGCATCCGCTCGGTCGAGGCGCGCTCCGGCCGGCCGATCGGCATTCTCGCCGACCTGCAGGGACCGAAACTGCGTGTCGGCAAGTTCGTCGACGGCAAGGTGGATCTGAAGCCCGGCCAGACTTTCACGCTCGACAACAACGAAGCCCTCGGCGACCAGAACCGCGTCTATCTGCCGCACCCCGAGATACTGGAGTCGGTACAGCCCGGCCACCGTCTGCTGATCGATGACGGCAAGCTCGCCCTGCGCGCAGAAAAATGCGACGGCAAGAGCATCGTCACGACTGTTATTTCGGGCACGCGCATCTCCGACCGCAAGGGCGTCAGCCTTCCCGACACGCTGCTCGGCGTCGGCGCGCTGACGGACAAGGACCGCGCCGATCTCGACGCCGTGCTTGCCACCGACGATGTCGACTGGGTGGCGCTTTCCTTCGTGCAGCGTCCCGACGACCTTGCCGAAGTGCGCAAGATCGCCCGCGGCCGCGTCGGCCTGATGTCGAAGATCGAAAAGCCGCAGGCTCTCGAGCGCATCGAGGAAATCATCGAACTGTCAGACGCATTGATGGTCGCCCGCGGCGATCTCGGCGTCGAAATGCCGCTCGAATCGGTTCCCGGCATCCAGAAGCAGCTGATCCGTGCCTGCCGCCGTTCGGGCAAGCCGGTGGTCGTTGCCACGCAGATGCTGGAATCGATGATCTCAGCGCCGGTGCCGACACGCGCCGAAGTATCCGACGTCGCGACTGCCGTCTTCGAAGGCGCGGATGCCGTCATGCTCTCGGCCGAATCGGCCTCGGGCGATTATCCCGTCGAAGCCGTCACGACGATGGCGTCGATTGCCACCGCCATCGAGCGCGAGCCGCATTATCCCGGTATCATCTATGCCCAGCGTGCCCAGCCGGAAGCGACCGGTGCCGATGCGATCTCGCTGGCCGCCCGTCAGATCGCCGAAACGCTGAAGCTGTCGGCGATTGTCTGTTACACCTCGTCGGGCACCACAGGCCTTCGTGCCTCGCGCGAGCGTCCGCAGGTGCCGATCCTGGCGCTGTCGCCGATCATCAAGACGGCGCGCCGTCTTGCCGTCGTCTGGGGCCTGCATTGCGTCGTCACCCACGACGCGACCGATCTCGACGACATGGTCAACCGCGCCTGCCGGATCGTCGCGGACGAAGGCTTCGGCAAGCCGGGTGACCGCATCATCATCTCGGCCGGTGTGCCGCTCGGCACGCCCGGCGCCACCAACATGATCCGCATCGCCTATATCGGCTCCGACGGCCAGAGCGGCGTCTGA